One stretch of Glycine soja cultivar W05 chromosome 7, ASM419377v2, whole genome shotgun sequence DNA includes these proteins:
- the LOC114418723 gene encoding transmembrane protein 87B encodes MTTAFERHALPLFLFLFLTPIINASIHDYSNEPFTHRSDAFFFHGGSEALFAKSFIRFETVTFARPRESASVHGRMQSNTGLVEAIILEVRDRNRIGGSYLKSDLICCDPKLAKDRNCNLGEVIIQKNPDNHELPKRIKTFFQGTDEQVQMDAVTLEINATGMYYLYFMFCDPSLKGTTIQGRTVWRNPNGYLPGKMAPLMTLYGFMSLAYLLLGLAWFLRFVQFWKDIIQLHYHITAVIALGMCEMAVWYFEYANFNSTGTRPMGITLWAVTFTSVKKTLSRLLLLVVSMGYGVVRPTLGGNVIAYRVLLLGLLYFSASEALELVEHLGNINDFSGKTKLLLVLPVVCLDSCFILWIFSSLSKTLEKLQTRRNLAKLELYRKFTNTLAVSVLLSIAWIGFELYFNATDPLSELWQIAWIIPAFWCLLSYALLVVICILWAPSRNPTRYAYMEETGDDFDEEGISLTSSVAKISGDVAAKLDRKAIDHAFGEDLEEDKRE; translated from the exons ATGACGACGGCGTTTGAGCGTCACGCGCTTCCTctgtttctgtttctgtttctgACTCCGATTATCAATGCCTCCATTCACGACTACTCCAACGAACCCTTCACTCATCGCTCCGACGCCTTCTTCTTCCACGGCGGCAGCGAGGCCCTCTTCGCCAAATCCTTCATCAG GTTCGAAACGGTGACGTTTGCGCGTCCTCGCGAGTCCGCGAGCGTGCATGGTAGGATGCAGTCGAACACGGGTTTGGTGGAGGCGATAATCCTTGAGGTTCGGGATCGGAACCGGATCGGAGGCTCGTACCTGAAATCCGATCTGATTTGCTGCGATCCGAAGCTGGCCAAAGACCGCAACTGCAACCTCGGGGAGGTCATCATCCAGAAGAACCCCGACAACCATGAACTCCCCAAACGCATCAAAACCTTCTTCCAAGGTACCGATGAGCAGGTCCAGATGGACGCTGTAACCCTCGAGATCAACGCCACCGGCATGTACTACCTCTACTTCATGTTCTGCGACCCTTCCCTTAAGGGCACCACCATTCAGGGAAGGACCGTGTGGCGAAACCCTAATGGCTACTTACCTGGCAAAATGGCCCCTCTTATGACCCTCTATGGGTTCATGTCACTGGCTTATCTGTTGCTTGGTCTTGCTTGGTTTCTGAGGTTTGTTCAGTTTTGGAAGGATATTATACAGCTGCATTATCATATCACTGCTGTTATTGCTCTTGGAATGTGTGAGATGGCTGTGTGGTACTTTGAGTATGCCAATTTTAACTCCACCGGGACTAGGCCCATGGGGATTACACTCTGGGCCGTTACTTTTACCTCTGTGAAGAAGACGCTGTCGCGGCTTCTACTGTTGGTTGTCTCTATGGGTTATGGGGTTGTCCGCCCCACGCTAGGCGGGAACGTGATTGCCTACAGAGTGCTGCTTCTTGGGCTGCTGTATTTCAGCGCCTCCGAGGCGCTTGAGCTCGTCGAGCATTTGGGAAACATCAATGACTTCTCCGGGAAGACTAAGCTGCTTTTGGTGCTCCCTGTGGTTTGCCTCGACTCGTGCTTCATTCTTTGGATTTTCTCGTCCTTGTCCAAGACCTTGGAGAAACTGCAG ACAAGGAGAAACTTGGCTAAACTGGAGCTCTACCGAAAGTTTACAAACACGCTCGCGGTGTCTGTGTTGCTGTCCATTGCGTGGATTGGCTTTGAG CTATACTTCAATGCCACTGATCCATTGAGTGAATTGTGGCAAATTGCTTGGATTATTCCAGCTTTCTGGTGTCTGCTTTCATATGCTCTCTTGGTGGTGATATGCATCCTTTGGGCTCCATCACGGAACCCTACTAG ATATGCATACATGGAGGAAACGGGAGATGACTTTGATGAGGAGGGTATCTCTCTGACAAGCAGTGTAGCGAAGATAAGTGGGGATGTGGCAGCCAAGCTTGATCGGAAGGCCATTGATCACGCCTTCGGAGAAGATCTTGAGGAAGATAAGCGAGAATAA